A region of the Triticum urartu cultivar G1812 unplaced genomic scaffold, Tu2.1 TuUngrouped_contig_8690, whole genome shotgun sequence genome:
CCCGCCTTAGTCTCTCCAATTCTTTTTTTAATTTCCTAATTCTCACCTTTGGTCCCTTTAGAGTTTCCCGGTCCCAGGTGTGTAGATTGGCATGTACTGCTCTTGTATGATCAGCAAGTGACGGTCCAATACCTGCAAGTCTTGCTTTCTCCCAAGACGCCTTAACAATTTTAGTGATCATATCTTCCTTCAACCACCTCGTCTCAAATTGTTTAACCTGCCTCTCTGGTTGtttaaatatattttttgatCCAAGTAATCTGTATCTAGTACGATTGGGCGCTGGTCAGAATGAACATGTTCTTCGTTGATTACTGTCGCTCGTGGAAATTTGTTTGCCCACGCTATATTACAGACCCCCCGATCAAGACGTTCACGTATTTCGCCTCTCCTCCAAGTGAACAGGTCACCCGTATAGCCAAGGTCATCTAGCCCGCAATCCATTAGGCATTCATGAAATTCTCTCATCATACCAAGTGGTCTAGCCATACCACCCTTTTTTCTGATGGGTATAAAATTTCATGAAAGTCACCCAAAACAACCCAGAGGTGATTGCCCTTACTATATAGATTGCGAATATCGTCCCAAGAAAGATGGCGCTCATTCCATTTTGGACGACCATAGAAACCCGTGAACCGCCACTGAACCACTTCCTCATTCATAAAAACAATATCAATAAAGTGGGGCGAGACATAGTTCAACTCGCGGACAAAAGCTAGATGTACACTTACTCGCGGACAAAAGCTAGATGTACACTTACTCgcggacagagggagtatgtcGTGAAAGATGATCACGATGCTATTTAAAGTTGTCTTTAACTGTCCATGTGAGTTAATTCTATGAACTATATATACTGCTAATCGTCACATAAGGTCATATGCTAATTCTTGACCTATGGCCACTTGATGGTTCTCTCACCTTGGATAATATCAATCTGCTATCAATGGCTGAGACAGAGCTTCGATTGCTCACCACCCGCTTAAATCTATTTTTTAAACACCACAATCTCCTTTAATTTTCTGATACATCGTTAATTCAAGTAATTGGTCTTGTAAATATGTATTCTTTCATGTCCATGAAATGTAATGCTTTGGACGAAACCTTCAATCAAACTTAAAAATATATTAGTATTaatgttgttttaaatatttaaGTCAGAAACTTGAAACTTTTATGTGTTAAATTGTCTCGCAAAGTAATCCCAAAAACATTACAGGTTACTTAGTTTTATACATATATACTGCTCCTTCCGTTCCTAACTTTTTAAAGATTTTAATATGGATTACATATGAATGTATATACGTGTGGTCCGTTCGGAAGTGCTCCCGCTTCCCAAATGAGCCAGCTTCTCGTGGAGCCAGCGCTGGCTAGCTTCCCGCGGGAGCAGGCGAGCGTTCGGCAGCAGAGAAAACGATTCGTGGCGCTGTAGCTTCAAGGAAAACGATTCATGGCATTGTAGCTTCGAGGAAAACGCTTCGCGAGGTACTTCGGGAGGGCATTCCACGTAATATTGAGCAACTCCTGCTTCTCGTATTCGCGGAGCTGGTCCCATGTTGCTTCTGAAATTTGCACACAGTCCAGCTAGTTCTCTAGGAGCTGGCTTCTTGAAGCCCTCGCGTTCATCCATCTCCTCGCCCGCTTCCAGAGAAGCACGGAGCTGGAGCACTTCCGAACGGGGCcttagagtatagattcactcattttgcttcgtatatATAGTCCATATTAAAATTTCTAAAAAAAACTTATATTTAACAATGGAGGGAGCATAAAGGAAAGCACTCCCAACAGATCCATTTCCTTAGGCCCATCTCAAGAAAATTGCGCGTATACGTACAACTTTTCGTAATTCTCAAAAGATGTATTAGAGTTTTTTATAAATCTTGAACCAACGGATGCACTTCTTAGAATGACATCCTAGCTGACTTCGCTGACAAGTCGGATGCATACTCATTTGGGGCATTTCAAATGATGCAATTGTTTGAAAAAAAAGAGTTTATCATTTGCTTCAAATTTTAAGGTGGGGTGGGTGTTTGGCGGGGGATTACATCGTGGCGGTCCGTGGGGAAGTATGGTGTGAAGGAGAGAGGACACTATAACGAAGGTTAGTTGGGCGTCATCCGGTTTTCAAGGAGAGGGCTCCAGTGAGAAATGTCCAGCTACAGCGGAAAACAGAGTAGGAAGGAGAGGGTCCAACAGGAAAAGAGAAGGGCGCCGTGGGGTGGGTTTTTTGTGTTGGGACCATGTGTTAAAGATAATATGCATGGCCAATAGTCCGGACAATCACATTTCTATCACACATATGGGCTAGATTTGGGGGAGTCCGGACTGTCCAGACGGTTCAATTTTAGAAAGCCGGATGCCCGTTTGATGTCCGAACACAAATGAACATATGAGAGAGAAATGAGTTTCAGTgattcatttatatatatatatcgtaGCTCGTAGCAACGCACATGCGTTATACTAGTACTCTAAATGTTATTGAGTGACATTTTCTTCATGTCATGCTTTTGTCATCGTGTCAAAAAAtaatacaccttatataaagAACGAAAATCCTAGACCTACGAGTCTATATAACTCTTACATTACACATAAGTTTTCTTTTCTTAATAATCTCTCCCCCTGAATTTCAGGGTGGGGCAAATCCCCCAACTAATGATAGTCCTCCAAATCAGCCCCAACGTAACATACGTAGAGAACATCATGTAGATGTAACATTGCTCTATAAAAACAGTTGGAGTACGATAATCCTATATCCAGTAGAGCTACGAAAGGTTTTACATAATCTTTCTAAATACTTGTCGGCCCCCTTGAATTTCAGGTGTGTGGGGCCCCTTTCTCCTCCTTCCTCAATGAAGATTAGCCACGTTGCTAATCACGTAAAGCATGTAACTATCACTATGTAGGTGTAGCATTACCCGTTGGAGTATGTCGGTTCTCTTAAGCATGGATTAATAATAGGATTAGTTAAATCCTAACGCTTCTCACATTCTCTTCCTCTCATGTGAAATTGTGAAGCAACGAATTCAGAGAGATGAGTAGAGTGGATTAACGGTATATATTTTCTGAGGGTTAGCTAGGCGCTTAGGTGAACGCCGAACGCATTCGACACCGAACGCACATGTTACGCCCCCTCAAAAACTGAACATTCTCCACTGTGCTTGGTGACCTACCCAACCAAACCAAAGCATCCACCATTACCGTTAGCTAGCTAGCTCAACTCCCCGTCACCTACCCGGCCACTCCGCTCTCCCTATAAACACCCCCCGTGCGAACCTCACTTGCATCTCACCACACAAGCAGTACACACACACAAGCTAGCCACAGCTCGACCAGCACGTTTCAGCTAGCAAAGCCAGGAGAGTCAACAGCGAAGATGGCCTCCCTCACCGTCTCGCAGACGACACCGGCGGCCGGCAACGCCAACAAGCAGCGCGAGGGCGCGGAGATCATCACAGGCGCCGAGGCGTGCTACGAGCACTCCAAGGAGCTCCTCAAGGGGCTGGGGTTCCCGGGCGGGGTGATGCCGCTGCGCGGGCTGGACGAGTGCGGGCTGGTGCGGGAGACCGGCTACGTGTGGATGCGGCAGGGGAAGCCCTACGAGCACCACTTCCGCGCCACGGGCACCCGGGTGCGCTACGACGCCGAGGTGACGGCGTACGTGGAGGAAGGGCGGATGAAGCGGATGACCGGGGTCCGGAGCAAGCAGATGATGCTCTGGGTGCCCATCGTCGAGATGAGCCTCGACGGCGCCGACAAGGTCTACTTCAAGTCCAACGTCGGCATCGGTCGctccttccccgccgccgccttcgccgacgaggacgaccctgccgccgccgccgccaccgaggCCAACGCCAAGCAGTGATCGATCGACGTCCCGGCGTTCATACTATGGTTTGTGCTGGTGCCTATAGTACCTGTCTGTGATACGACTATACGAGTGATCTGCGGTGCACGCATTGGCATGAGTACGTACGTGTGGTGCGTCTCGTGCGTGGAGTATCTTTTTATTTTGCGAGTTTGCTTCCATTAATTTTTATTACCAACGATGTAATGCTACGTGAATATTCAATAATCGATCAAGTCTTTGTTACCCCTTTTGTTACACAAGAGCAAGGTGTTGGGCGTTGTCCCGATCGAGTAGAGTGGTTGAGCTACCGCATTGGCGCTACTATCCGTCTATCTTATCCTCCTCCCGATCTGTCGCGTCATAATTACTCGTAATGAAGGGAAGCACTGTGCCGTCGTCTTCAACTAGCAAGTTATGGTGCCAAGTCGCTTTCGGAATTGATGATGGTTCCACAAATAGGAATCTCTAACAGCTACACAATACCCCGGTGTTTCTTTACTTTGGGGCACTATAAATTCAGAATAGCTAATCGCATCTAATTGTACTCACATTTAAGTTGTTGACCGTTTGATCTGTTGATGTTGTAAGCCTCGTGCAACTTGCGATTGACATCGTTTCTGCATTGCGCTTCGTCGTGGTCATTGTTTTGAAccgttcttttttcttttctccGTCAGCTGGTGCGCTTGGTCGTGGTCATTGTTTTGAACCGTTCTCTTTTCTTTTCTCTGTCAGCTGATCATGTCCTGAATATGCTGGCCCTCCGGCCTGCTTCAAGCTATACCACATGAGACTAAGCTACTTTTTAGAGAACATATTCTGCCATCCCGAGGAGATATTTATTTATTTAGCATTGGACTCTCTATAGCAGTCATATTAGTTTTATGGGGCTGCTATGCATCGGCCGGcgaatctt
Encoded here:
- the LOC125531982 gene encoding uncharacterized protein LOC125531982: MASLTVSQTTPAAGNANKQREGAEIITGAEACYEHSKELLKGLGFPGGVMPLRGLDECGLVRETGYVWMRQGKPYEHHFRATGTRVRYDAEVTAYVEEGRMKRMTGVRSKQMMLWVPIVEMSLDGADKVYFKSNVGIGRSFPAAAFADEDDPAAAAATEANAKQ